tgttttttaatgttatgaaaacattttataccctttatataccctctatataacccgacattttaactttttttgtcaaccttttataacctttttcgaatgatgtcaaaaacattttgtttgctgggtcatgcttttatagacgaatccaaatacacacattcctacacctgactagcagcctttagttgggtagccgtcggctacaatgcactcaaaacgTGAAATGAtttggccttggcggaaattttaaactgcattccatcacccgttttacaccttccgcgaaaacacaggtagacaaaagaataacacaatacagttccttcgacaaaacacacagcatggtctattcgttgttgaagtgacataataatcggattaactatacgcggtatctatgcattgatgtacttgcgaacaaaaggactatgtatatgaaCAGATGCggcgggattacctgcggaattatctccattatatatattattagctattattctattaaccctcctcgtccatcttctctaggtgttaggcggcttttatttgcacaatcggacgctcaaaacaccaggttggtgctagcggctacccaaagatgtccgaccaaatcctgaccatgacttggctacttggattcgtctatacacagCAAAAGACATGATTCACTACCTGCCTcattgaatggaacattccacctttcacctcatgaaaataatcTTACCATTGCACGCGTAATTATTTATTACTCATATAACTCATAGCCCTGATTTATGATGGGAATTTTTGTACAGGGTTCTTCCATGTCAAAATGGTTCACTTTTTGTGACTATTTCTAaaactacactacaagattcctattggggccacctgcacaggtatcaggggagtaccagtgcagtaccactgctggtgagtCCTGTGCAGTAGTAGCATTGGTACTATGTTGGTACctgtgcagtaccactgctggtgggtcctgtgcagtagtaGCATTGGTACTATGTTGGTACCAGTGCGTACCACTGCTGGTGGTCCTGTGCAGTAGTAGCATTGGTACTATGTAGGTACTTGTGTGCACAATTCAGGTACGTTGGCAATGGATGGTGTACCTGTGCCCGTAGATAAATAATCTTGTAGTGTAGTTCTTTGCGACCCCCAGGTTAAGGTTTGCACCAACAGAAAGACTGCGATTAGAAAAAAGtgcattattattagtattatctttaataatattaataacagaTTTCTGCATGTGATTTTAGATTGACTGAAGACAGATTCAACCAGTATGTCCATGACAAACTCTTGGTCAAACTCACCCCAAAAAGTTCTAGTCCACTAATGTCAGATCTACTACTGGTAGGCGGTCCCCTTGTAATGATTCTTACAATGGCTGGGATATCATCATAATCGGGTGTACTCCAAGGTTCCTGAAATTGCCAAAGAAACATAGATTTGTCAACGTATTTGTGGAAAATACTGCTTTATTAATCAATCTGCTAAATTTAAGTAATAACATTAATACAATAATGTGTTGTTTTCCCCCAAACAAtctataaaatatatatacatttttttttatattaatgaaCATCTTAAACTCACCAATTCCGGTAGAAACATTGCTAGACTCCAAGCATATAAGTGAAGATCATCAATAAATGCTCTGATTGTATAATATAGCAACCTGACAAAAGAACAAAATTACATATACATTATTTTTGCCAATATAGTATAAATTTGAAAGATGCTTTCTCATTCTGGTAAAAGAAGAGTATATAATGTTCAGAGAGTCATTGTACAATCAATTAATCAAGAAGTAAATCTTAATTACATACCTGAAGAAAGAAACGACACAAGTCATGAGACACataaaacaatattttgcatGAACGTCTGGGATTGTGTTACTTCACAAGTGGTCTTATAAAGATGCCGGACTTGGGTCATGCTTTTATTCATACACATACACAACTAGGTGCTATTTCCCCAGTACTGGTATAAGCCTAAAAATACACTGTACAAAGTGTTATCTCCCCAGGTTATCTCACTTCTTTCTTAATTCCACATGCACCCCTACACCCGGACCCATGCACCCCGTCACACACCATTCCAACAAAAACCTGCCGACCCTcacatataaactggcctcaaaaagaaacttataatttttcacaaggtcatatcttaaatcctctccataaaaatgaacaaaaattgcacacatgattacttcaatactctactctaaacacatgtcagtaaccaagcagttgtccaactgacacaacatcaaaatgcactgacatggaacaccttcctggaccaaaatccacatcccaacagatttcaaaatgcactgacatggaacaccttcctggaccaaaatccacatcccaacagatttcttttgttgggttccaattattcgcctgtacatgaacaaaaattacacacagggtaacttcaatactctactctaaacacatgtcagtaaccaagcagttgtccaactgacacaacagtaaaatgcactgatacGGAACAGCTTttgggaccacattcacaggcaaataattggaacccaacaaaagaaatatgttgggatgtgaattttggtccagaaaggtgttccatgtcagtgcattttgctgttgtgtcagttggacaactgtttggttactgacatgtgtttagagtagagtattgaagtaatcctgtgtgcaatttttgtttatttttatttaaaagattttaagatatgaccttgtgaaaaattataagttgctttttgaggccagtttacatgcACATGGACTTGGGTCATTCTTGCATTTATATGCATGGTTTCCCACCATACATACATTACACATGGACTTGTGCTTCCCACACTGAATAGAAGCACTTGCCGACTGAATTTGGGAATATCGTTCACACACATGATAGCCTTGTATGAAAGCAACATTTTCCCATGCCTAACccaatttgaccaaaatatgatATGACATGGGTTGTTTCTTTATTCAGGCAATCCATCGTTATATGTAGGAACAGGTTGAACAAAAAATTCAGACAGTGACCTACAACCTTTTGCCAATACCAACTGGGTGGAACCGATAGTTCAGGGGTCAATTTCGAGAGGTTTACTTCACGCCCAACAAGATATGTaccatcaaaatgtacaactgaTCACAATAACTTACATCAATATCTTTTATCATTTATTAGCCCATGATTAATCATTTTATaatgcaatattttatttatacttctccctttaaacaaattaaacatcATGCTCTTTTTATACTTGAATAAATGTAAGTGTGTCCATTACTAACCTGAAAAAATCAGTATTAGGCGTTTTGCTGACTATAAATATTTCATGATCTTTTTTTGGCGTAATGTAAGCCATAGCTGAAGCATTGCCCAATGTGGTTGTTAAACCAAGAGCTGAGTGAACCTGGAAGTAAAATACAGATACCATTATTTAGGTAATTAATATGTTTTGTGCAATAATTActcatcttaagggatctaaaatgagcgtttattgcgtttcgacagtattttttgtgggacatgagagcacctccgacctatcgaattgcattctgaatacgaagcatgtctttctgatatgaaataattttcatttttgaaaatcacaatataatacaaattttatgacaaattataaaatttgatatttttcaaatttttgatatataacagtcctcaaagtaaattatataaatctaatgacatattcttaaagtgtatgtagcagggaggaaaagccgacggtcaattgaaaatcttgacctttcatattgaagatatggattttttcctaaaaagacctaattttgtttggtgttttgggaaaaaaatccatatcttcaatactgaaaggtcaaaattttcaattgatcgtcggcttttcatcccacctacatacactttaagtataaatcatcagatttataaagtttacttcaagtactgttaaatatcaaaaatatcaatttttaatgatttgccataaaatgtgtattaaattgcgaatttcaaaaatcaaaattatttgatatcagaataacattcttcgtattcataatgcaattcgatgtctctgatgtgctctaatgtcccacaataaatactgtccaaacgttcataccccagcccttaaccataACAGTGATGATCTCTTTCTAATGATTAAGTCATAGCCAAAAGAATCATAGCACAACACTACTATGGTAAAGCTGCCAAATTTGATTGTCACACACATGCAAAGAGATCAAAACAGTGAACTTTTTTAATTTATCAGCAAAGCCTGATATCAAATGttgatttgcatttttttaaatgtatgcgTGCATACCTTTGTAACACTAAAGCTTAAAAGAAGCTTTAGTGTTACAAAGGTTTGCACGCATAGCACTTATTGTATGTTGAAGTAGCATGCAATTTAGACAAAGTTTTGCCTTTCATGAGAGACATACAAACATGGTTGAGTTCAGATTCTTTTTTTTAAGTCTAATCTCTTTGGCCATAACAGAAGTATTACCTACACAGACCTGCCAACCTCTGAAAGTCCAAATGCGGGACACTAAAAATTTCTTCCAAAATTCCAACGAAATTACGAcgaaccttccgaattcggaaaCATTGACACAGTGAAAAGCTGAAAATAACCTCTTCACCAATCCGAAAAAGATACGCAATTCATCGGTTATACAATGTTGCATCAATGAACCATGCACCGAGCGATGAGGCGAAAATTATAGCCTCCTTTTAATGGCAACGTTCATACATATCCAATGTATTACAATGGGCAACGTGAATTTAACACGCAAGCACGTGCTAATCAGGCTTTTAATAGCGCCACCACATTTTCAATGCATTTAAATAGGTATAGCGCCGCCGCAATTCTTTCGTGCCAGATGATATCGGAcaatttgttggtttttttaatgatttttttcaatGGACGGAAATGCGGGAATGCGGGACGTCCCGCATTTTCGGGGTGTTAAACTTCGGAATGCGGGACTGTCCCGCAAAAtgcgggacagttggcaggtctgcctACACTTGCTGTTAGGAaagaacagcacttgtttacattaTGAGAGTGTACGCAGTGTAAACATGGAAGTGAAGTTCTGATCACCTCATTCAATTGTCTCACAATCATAACAACCGGCTGGTAATCTTACTGGCCGTGTCAAACCGTTGCTCATGAAAGGAACAAAAGGCCCAGTGTGTATAGCTCATTAACACATCACTCGCATTGATCAgagcaagagagagagagagagagatgttcTTTTTTAAAAGCCAGTGTAATGAGTACATTCAACGGTGGATCTACTTCATCATCCAACTTGTTTTTGCTAATCCTTCTGTTAATGTATATGGATGGCTGCTCTTCAATGTCTGTATCTggtggttttttattttttttaatggcaATTAGCAAATACACCATGCTAAATCTGGCCAGACGTAACATATTTATATGTCAATTGCAGAGATTGATGATGTTAGCAGCCCATGATGGGCCATTTGTGGTTCAATAGCAACTTGCAATCATGTATCATCTCATTATTTTGTTTCATGCTAAGGTTTTCACTCATAGTATAACTGCTTATAAGATCATCAATAACTGGACATGCCGCAATGATCCTGTCATTATTTGCACTATCTTTGAGAACTGTTTCGGATTGCAGCAACACAATATATTTACTAGTGCATGAGCCCAATCACATACCTGTAATAAATGACTGAAATAATTCTGCCCATCATGTTCTTGTCCATATCGCATACCAGCTTGTTTTATGTGTTCCATTAAACCTGGGAAAAAAGAAGAATGAGCAAAGTGCACAGTGTATTCAAGCCATTACAATAATGAACAAAATTCTATTTATTTTTGAATTCTTTTAATGGAAACAACTCAACTTCTAGGCCTGTCAAAACATGTCTATCAGAACAAAAGTGTGTTGCATTGCAGTACAAATTTATGATGAGAGGAAATCTTGTACTCATGGACTTGAACCCTGCAGTTACAATCATGTTGTCAACTTACATCAGGAACTCTAATATTGCTTCCATTTCGGTCTGAATGGGTCAGTTTGGAGAGTAAATAGCTCATGGTACACAATGAAATGGCAACCTCTTACCAGTAAATTATTATGTACAATCATCAGGCCCAAGAGACCAGGAATGGTTTACTAACTTGTTAGCATGTGGCTGTTTTAACTTTGGCACACAGGGGATCCTttaccttggggtaaatttcatatacaaatagagagctgagctccctcctctaaaactCCCAACAAAAATTAACGGTCCATGCCCTGGTTTGCTGGTGGGATTTCTATGGGAGGGCGCTTTTAGTTTATGTCTAAAATTTCAGTTatatcaagggagcccatagcgccattaggcaaatctttacggtatgGAAATTGGAATTACTTATGTACACTTATCATAACATCTGATAAGACTGGAGATGATCTGTTAACAATGTATCTGTGTACTACCAGCATTTGGTAAAGGCATTCTATTCCAACTGGGTCAATTCTGACAAGTTTATAATAGATTTTTCATGCTTACCGTAATATCTGATAGAATTGAGACTGATCTGTGCATGAGGATGGACCTGGCTAGCACTGGCTTTTGGTAAAGAATCCCACATCAAATGAGGAAATCTATACTGTTTATCCATGGTGTGAACTTTCATGAACCTGTCACAAAATGAACAACACATAAAATAACCAATCATTTTAGGCAGTTAGAAATGTATGACAGAATACAACATGGAAGTTGAATATTGATTTGATTAGATGCACAAGGTAATAACTTACAACCGATTGGAAGAGTCAGTCACAACATTTGAGTGCTAGCCGATCCAGCTTAAGATTGCCACTGCTGATCTCCAATCACAAAATTGACTGATCGACCAATCCCGATTCAGATCTAATTATACATCTTGGAAAATACAGGGTTGATAATCTGTTTCTAGTAACACTGTTACTAGCAGCTAAAAAACTAAAATTTTCCCCAATCCAGATTCAAGGCCAGTTCAACATCCGATCGGCCCAATTTCTCACTTGCAAATCTGGATTGCAAGAATGTCCAACACTATACTACCTACCGGTACATGAAATCACTCAAAACTTGTATGTCAGCCTAGTATACATAATTCAACAAATGGAGGTAGATTTTAACCTTCAACATTGTAAGGGTTCTATGAGCAATGTTGCCTCCGTACATCATTGTTTCTTTCCAAATTTACACTATTTATATCAGAAGCTCAAGTTAAACACTCTTTCGGTTAAAATTCGGTAAATCTTAATCATTCCCAATGATTTACTATAGGATCATTTTTTGAGTATCTTAAACCAAAATCTAGTATACATACAGGCTGTAATAGTATAGTGTTGAACATTCTTGTAAAGAAGATGACAGTTATTACAAGATGAGAGTTTAAAAAAGaattacataaaaagatgaatCTACAACTTACCATTTCATAGCCGTGTTCATAAAATCTACAAACTGTTCTTCACTAAATAGAAGCGGATGATGAGTCTTGAACATTACTAAGGCATGGTAGCTGTCATATTTGAAGGCGTTGGCAGCGGTGACTGAATGCTCCGACTCTATTCTACCAAATGTGTCTTCTGCTGTTTTACTGTAGATCATACAAgttgatacaaaaaaaaacattgaaattgtaACATGGCTAATGGGTAGGAATGTTGTTTGGAAAATTGGACATAGAAGACCTAATTTCGAGGACTCTAAACCTGGATGATATGGTAGTGTTAATCAGAATTGGCTGCATTGCAAAAAATTGGACATAGAAGACCTAATTTCAAGGACTCTAAACCCGGATGATATGGTAGTGTTAATCAGAATTGGCTGCATTCCAGCACTTCACAAGTTGTAATGATTGTTTATAAGCAATTTATGaaacaaactaaaaacaaaatTAGTCAACAAAATCCTGTCTAAATACAACAATCCTTTCTGCCTGGAATACTTACACAATTAAAAATCTACTTACATGTATAAACTATCAGCATACGATCTACAATGTAAATTAAAATACTTTTTACTTGattatttgttcaaaatttctCAACACACTGTATGCACAACGTTGGAATCCAATGAATGACTGTGTAAAATCAGAAACCATCCTTACTATTTATATTCACATAGATCGCAATTCTTTTCTGTTTTTGAACTCAATTCCTCTATATAGCTATCAGCGTCTTCATCCGATGTCAGACCAGGTCTTTTTGATCGTAATGGGTTGAAGATTGAACTCTCATGAGTATACTGGTTGTACACTGTCGTGATGAACTGCAAgatgcaaaaacatttaaatgtcaatcAATGTCACACGATGTACTTTGCATTTTCAATGAATATAGTAAGTCAGAGGTAGTACATAATCCGTTCATTTAATAACCATACaaacaagtaccgtcggatccgtagcggtcgctgcgggacaaggaattcaattttgcagtgttggtgtctttgaagcaggttaaagtttgacccctattttgacctgtaacccctctgtgagcttaacctttgagggcgctcatcttaaaataatgccagaaagggtatttccatccacaccaaaaaaaaaaaaatcaacatttgaaaaattgtgttcggaaaccaatttTTGACACTTTTGATGttcaaacgattttcgggaaaaaagcgcggccctgatttggtaaaatgatctaacttgaaattaaaatcgcagTTTCGAGAAAAAGAGTGTCAAAGTATGAACACTTgacatttttctttttgaataaaataaattattaaacagatctaatgtcttagaaaatataaaaatctcattatttggtggcatggtggtgattttaggatgtcaccaatggaaagagcgccctcacattacccatgctatggatttatctcaaaatatccaaatttcaagttagatcgttttaccaaattaggGTCACAGCAGCccctgacatcaaaagtgttcgaaaccaatttcgacacttttgatgtccaaacgattttcgggaaaaaaagcgtcttgacatcaaaagtgttcgaaacgatttcggacacttttgatgtccaaacgattttcgggaaaaagcgtcttgacatccaAAGTGTTCGGAGACCGATTTCGGACACGTTTGATGTCCAAACggttttcgggaaaaaagcgtcttgacatcgaaagtgttcggaaaccgatttcggacacttttgatgtccaaacgattttcggcgAAGAAgggtcttgacatcgaaagtgttcggaaaccgatttcgaacacttttgatgtccaaacgattttcgggaaaaaagcgtcttgacatcgaaagtattcggaaaccgatttcgggcacttttgatgtccaaacgattttcggaaaaaagcgtcttgacatcaaaagtgttcgaaaccgatttcggacacttttgatgtccaaacgatttttgggaaaaaagcgtcttgacatcaaaagtgttcggaaaccaatttcggacacttttgatgtccaaacgattttcgggaaaaaagcatcttgacatcgaaagtgttcggaaaccgattttggacacttttgatgtccacacgattttcggggggaaagcgccttgacatcaagtgttaaatcccctaatttcccttaattcttgtcaatttcccttaattcaccagaatttcccttaattctcttcaatttccttaacttccctcaatgttcccaatttccctcaatttccctcattttccaaaatttccttaactgccctctattttcccaaatttcccttaattcttgtcaatttccttaattcacctgaatttcctcaatttcccttaattctcttcaattttccttaacttcctcaatgttcccaattctcctcaatttccctcattttcccaaatttcccttaacttccctcttttttcccaaatttcccttaattcacctgaatttccctcaatttcccttaattctcctcaatttccccaaatttcccttaattcccctcaatttcccccatttccctcaatttcccttaattgccctcaaaatcaattaattcacctgaatttcctgaATTTCCTTaattccccaaaattgcccttaatttcccccattcccccaatttccctcatgttccccacttttcccttaattgccctataggccctctccctcaccaagtagtaccatagccatgcgacaaacgatgttgacgtaacagcattttttagaaattgttgaaaatcgtgtaatgtccctttaatgacctaattagcatatttcgggacgaaactcttttccagtatggggccggtacctgccttccccctcaccaagtaccatagccatgcgacaaacgatgttgacataacagcattttttagaaattgttgaaaatcgtgtaatgcccctttaatgacctaattagcatatttcgggactaaactcttttccagtatggggcgtataggccctcccctcaccaagtaccatagccatgcgacaaacgatgttgacgtaacagcatcttttagcgtttgttactaacggactaacagACTAACGGACTAACAGACTAACGGACTAACagactaacggagagacatggtgacttatagagctgctacccgcagctaaaaacaacAGGCATTATTGGCACCAAAAAACTTTGTGCCAATAATTGCTTGTCCCCCTCCTCCAAGTGCTAAAACTTACTTGCCCCCTCTCAATGTGTCAAAACATTCTTGCACCCCTCCCCCTCcagcaaaagtcaaattttgggaaaccacctttcaaaaaatccaaatgtgattttttttttaaatggtataAAATATGATGGGAAACATAGCGGGTAGCGTTTGCATGGTTTACACTGTTTGTCTACATCATTTTAGAAcataataatattgaaaaggtgcaaaataaatatatgtgccaaaaactACTTGCTCACTctcctttcaacctgccaaacaTTTCATGCTCCCCAATTTTTCCCACacccagggttcataattattgcccaGCCCTGATCCATGACATCAAAAAAGGCAGTTTACCATCTAAAATtcttttgcccccccctttccttGGTTTcatcctccccagggctcataattattgcccagCCCTGATCCATGACATCAAAAAGGGCAGTTACCATctaaaattctttgccccctccctttcCTTGGTTTCATGCACCCCAATTTTCCCACACCCAGGGgtctatttcactaaacttttaacccttcgtaactcaagtaaccgttcgtaaagttacgaatacccaatactaggcgtaactttacgaagggtccctgtagtaaatcccgattacttacgaagggtaccattcgtaagtatgtttagtgaaatggaacttacgacttcgtcgtaagttacgaatgtTTTGAGACTTCTGAAGCTTCgtgaagtttagtgaaatggaccccagggctcataattaattGCCCAGCCCTGATCCATGATATCAAAAAGGGCAGTTACCATctaaaattctttgcccccttcCCTTTCCTTGGTTTCATGCTCCCCAATTTTTCCcacacccagggctcataattattgcacagtccctgatCCATGACATCAAAAAGGGCAGTTACCATctaaaattctttgcccccttcCCTTTCCTTGGTTTCATGCTCCCCAATTTTTCCcacacccagggctcataattattgcccagCCCTGATCCATGACATCAAAAAGGGCAGTTACAATCTAAAATTCTTTGCCCCTTTCCCTTTCCTTGGTTTCATGCTCCCCAATTTTTCCcacacccagggctcataattattgcacagccctgatCCATGACATCAAAAAGGGCAGTTACAATctaaaattctttgccccctccctttcCTTGGTTTCATGCTCCCCAATTTTTCCcacacccagggctcataattattgcacagccctgatCCATGACATCAAAAAGGGcagtcaagacgcttttttcccaaaaatcgtttggacatcaaaagtgtccgaaatcggtttcgaacacttttgatgtcaagacgcttttttcaatcgtttggacatcaaagtGCCGAATCGGTTTCGAatactttcgatgtcaagacgcttttttccgaaaatcgtttggacatcaaaagtgttcgaaaccaatTTCGACactttgatgtccaaacgattttcgaaaaaagcatcttgacatcgaaagtgttcgaaaccgatttttgacacttttgatgtccacacgattttcggggaaagcgccttgacatcaagtgttaaatccctaatttcccttaattcttgtcaatttccttaattcaccagaatttccttaattctcttcaatttcccttaacttcctcaatgttcccaatttcccctcaatttccctcattttccaaaatttccttaactgccctctattttcccaaatttccttaattcttgtcaatttccttaattcacctgaatttccctcaatttcccttaattctcctcaatttcccttaacttccctcaatgtccCCCAttctccctcaatttcccctcattttcccaaatttcccttaaattccctctattttcccacattcccttaattcaccagaatttccctcaatttcccttaattctcctcaatttccccaaatttcccttaattcccctcaatttcccccaatttccctcaatttcccttaattgccctcaaaatcaattaattcacctgaatttccttaattccccaaaattgcccttaatttccccattCCCCCAATTTCCCTCATGTTccccacttttttctttttttcttaattgccctataggccctctccctcaccaagtagtaccatagccatgcgacaaacgatgttgacgtaacagcattttttagaaattgttgaaaatcgtgtaatgtccctttaatgacctaattagcatatttcgggacgaaactcttttccagtatggggccggtacctgccttccccctcaccaagtaccatagccatgcgacaaacgatgttgacatAACAGcatttttttagaaattgttgaaaatcgtgtaatgcccctttaatgacctaattagcatatttcgggactaaactcttttccagtatggggcggtataggccctcccctcaccaagtaccatagccatgcgacaaacgat
The Amphiura filiformis chromosome 3, Afil_fr2py, whole genome shotgun sequence DNA segment above includes these coding regions:
- the LOC140147661 gene encoding uncharacterized protein; protein product: MAGARMNKKLFGIGLIAVCVASFGWVRLLMIFSSYDVRPRLVSIDGLQSFSTYKDHDFEWYQKNCFGAMTEKLSISTLDDYVALWKRSSNPYCRNTYEKFSSIYAVNKVSGQIVVPETFQVKLLKWLGNNEELLKEAKLQFITTVYNQYTHESSIFNPLRSKRPGLTSDEDADSYIEELSSKTEKNCDLCEYKYKTAEDTFGRIESEHSVTAANAFKYDSYHALVMFKTHHPLLFSEEQFVDFMNTAMKWFMKVHTMDKQYRFPHLMWDSLPKASASQVHPHAQISLNSIRYYGLMEHIKQAGMRYGQEHDGQNYFSHLLQVHSALGLTTTLGNASAMAYITPKKDHEIFIVSKTPNTDFFRLLYYTIRAFIDDLHLYAWSLAMFLPELEPWSTPDYDDIPAIVRIITRGPPTSSRSDISGLELFGASNVNIDPFSVIQHIENSVKSRSQPQSEHNLKQQKIQQQIEELQQQLEQQKQADPPCDGESEMCKLNEDAAKENGKEQEVKPPEKAGKEEAVKPPEKSGDAKELVKEVQHVQRR